The Haloprofundus salinisoli region CGTCGCTGGACGAGGGCGACGCGGCGACGTACCGTCGAATTCGCCAGCGCATCCTCGACGAGAGTGTCTCTCGACCCGCTCCGGGCGACATCGAGCAGTTTCAGGCCCACCTCGACGAACTGCTGAACGAGGTCGTCAACATCGGCACGCCGAGGACCCGCCTCGGATCGCTGCTCAGCGGACGCATCACCGTCCGCGAGGAGACCTTCGACACGATTCGATATCTCCTCCAGCGCGACATCGTCGGTCTCGGCCCGCTCGCGCCGCTTATGGGCGACCCCGAGAACGAGGACATCCACGTCATCGGCCCCCACGAGTGTTTCACCGACCACGGCACCTACGGGATGTTACCGACGAGCATCAACTTCGGGTCGCCCGACGAGTTCGAAAACTGGCTTCGCAACCTCGGCGAACGGATGGACACGCCCATCAGCGACTCGAACCCCGTCATCGACTCGACGCTCCCCGACGGCTCGCGTATCAACATCATCTACTCCGACGACGTGAGTATCAAGGGGCCATCGCTGACGATTCGGCAGTTCAACGAGGTGCCCCTCTCCATCCTCCAGATCACGAAGTGGGGGACGCTCAGCCCCGAGATGTCGGCGTACCTGTGGCTCTGTTTAGAGAACGACCAGACCATCTTCGTCGCCGGCGAGACGGCGTCGGGGAAGACGACGACGCTCAATGCCATCCTCTCGTTCATCCCGCGGGACGCGAAGATATACACCGCAGAGGACACCGCCGAGGTCCTGCCACCTCACAGCACGTGGCAGCAACTGCTCACCCGCGAAGGACAGGGTAGCGACGACAGCACGGACGTCGACATGTTCGACCTCGTCGCGGCCGCGCTTCGTTCGCGTCCCGACTACATCATCGTCGGGGAGGTCCGTGGTGCGGAGGGGCGGATGGCGTTTCAGGCCGCCCAGACCGGCCACCCCGTGATGCTGACGTTCCACGCCAGCGACATCGTCTCGCTCATCCAGCGTTTCACCGGCGACCCCATCGCCGTCCCGGAGACGTTCATGGGCAACTGCGACCTCTGTGTCTTCCAGAACCGGGTGAAACTCGGCGACGACATGGTGCGTCGCGTCACGAGCATCCAGGAGATAGAGGGCTACTCGAAGGAGGAAGGTGGCGTCGTCACCCGACAGGTATTCACGTGGGACCCTATCGAGGACGACATCATCTTCACCGGGATGAACAACTCCTACGTGCTGGAGGACCGCATCGCACCGCTTCTGGGTTTCGAGGACTCGCGGAAGATCTACGACGAACTGCTGCGCCGCGCCGAGATCATCCGGCGGCTCATCGACTCGGATATCTTGCAGTACGCCGACGTCAACCAGGCCATCGAGACGTTCCAGAACGACGGTGTCGAGGCGCTGCCGATAGATATCGCCGGACTGACCGAGGTCGGCGGGCGGTAAGTCGTGGCGACGATGGACGGCGGCTCGGGCGGGGACGTCGCGCGCGAGGAGTCAGAGAGCCAGTTCGACTTCCAGCAGATGTTGGAGTCGCTCGAA contains the following coding sequences:
- a CDS encoding type II/IV secretion system ATPase subunit, with amino-acid sequence MSDLGTTKLSGELRALAQQHPHLDEHLQRFRAEYNEYPVYTEELDDEHEVRRPNVLYPTVKNDHPVFCHVFGDTGVPTKYYAVEPSLDEGDAATYRRIRQRILDESVSRPAPGDIEQFQAHLDELLNEVVNIGTPRTRLGSLLSGRITVREETFDTIRYLLQRDIVGLGPLAPLMGDPENEDIHVIGPHECFTDHGTYGMLPTSINFGSPDEFENWLRNLGERMDTPISDSNPVIDSTLPDGSRINIIYSDDVSIKGPSLTIRQFNEVPLSILQITKWGTLSPEMSAYLWLCLENDQTIFVAGETASGKTTTLNAILSFIPRDAKIYTAEDTAEVLPPHSTWQQLLTREGQGSDDSTDVDMFDLVAAALRSRPDYIIVGEVRGAEGRMAFQAAQTGHPVMLTFHASDIVSLIQRFTGDPIAVPETFMGNCDLCVFQNRVKLGDDMVRRVTSIQEIEGYSKEEGGVVTRQVFTWDPIEDDIIFTGMNNSYVLEDRIAPLLGFEDSRKIYDELLRRAEIIRRLIDSDILQYADVNQAIETFQNDGVEALPIDIAGLTEVGGR